The proteins below come from a single Gordonia pseudamarae genomic window:
- a CDS encoding LuxR C-terminal-related transcriptional regulator: MNADEWSEIQRCHAEGETIKGIAGRLRMSRNTVRRALAMPAPPVDHRRAKGSVVDEVDGEIRRMLVADPDVTIAAIGRSIGWSRSRTLLARRVNAIRTENAAQPTRPPAAVSPGLPRPATSFVGRRGELVDLRRLLGDHRLVSVVGPGGMGKTRLAIAAAEDFRRAFPDGVRFVDFTAVRSASLLAQSVCDVLSLDNRESGEGSAQDTLATFLRNRRMLLVLDNCEHVVDGAAALVAHLLESTTHLRIIVTSREYLSIPGEHVFHLGALSTEETPDVSPAVELFTRRASSALAGFELTDANHNAVQRICRRLDGLPLAIELACTRLNVLSVHDLADLLDRRMSMLTVGSRDRTARHRSLQATTDWSYELCTPSEQLLWSRLSVFVGGFNLDTAIDVCADDRLPAESIVDAVAGLVAKSVVSRETDDLRARFRLLESIREYGWGKLSPRERDAMNTALLNWCAEIMVDSATHWYGPDQVAKAAVVQENRGNIRAALDFAMASRDDEAPTATATHALGSARFLWACGISGREHRMWLTKALDLPHACDRNKARMFAVLALLQTLQGDRESAAFSIQRARSLADRVHDRQTVALTIHITGLRDFFAGDFVSAGRYFDHAEALYSDDEADLLATLRVHRGMLLSSVLDIAGSRAVFTEVHEAAVAAGESWFHSYATYGLGLTALLAGDPGRAVELASRALCEHRSFGDIVGMTLMAELLGWALAADGSGERAAVVLGAASSSWGLFGQQLYGSEHWNALRAGAVAVVRADLGEAAFESWWARGEALSAAELLDYVNTGGANTGGANTGGVDTGGDGAGSTHTASGRKSAAARYPSTTHRPSTTHAPSTTHSDFLGSLSRREQEVATLVADGLTNKEIAQRLVLSPRTVEGHVEHALRKLNITRRTQLAAALAGSRPAP, translated from the coding sequence GTGAACGCTGACGAGTGGTCCGAGATTCAGCGGTGCCACGCGGAGGGCGAGACCATCAAGGGCATCGCGGGGCGACTCCGGATGTCCCGTAACACGGTGCGGCGTGCCCTGGCGATGCCCGCACCACCCGTCGACCATCGACGCGCCAAGGGTTCGGTCGTCGACGAGGTGGACGGCGAAATCCGCAGGATGCTGGTCGCCGACCCCGATGTCACGATCGCCGCGATCGGGCGCTCGATCGGCTGGAGCCGCTCGCGGACTCTGCTGGCCCGCCGGGTGAACGCGATCCGAACGGAGAACGCGGCGCAACCGACCAGGCCGCCTGCGGCAGTATCGCCGGGACTTCCCCGTCCCGCCACCAGCTTCGTGGGGCGGCGCGGCGAGCTGGTCGATCTGCGCCGGCTCCTGGGCGACCATCGGCTCGTCTCCGTGGTCGGGCCGGGCGGAATGGGCAAGACACGCCTGGCGATCGCGGCGGCCGAGGACTTCCGCCGTGCGTTTCCCGACGGTGTCCGGTTCGTCGACTTCACCGCTGTCCGCAGTGCGTCACTGCTCGCCCAATCCGTGTGCGATGTCCTGTCGCTGGACAATCGGGAGTCCGGCGAAGGATCGGCACAGGACACCCTCGCCACTTTCCTGCGCAACCGCCGGATGCTGCTGGTACTCGACAATTGCGAGCACGTGGTGGATGGGGCCGCGGCATTGGTCGCCCACCTGCTGGAATCGACGACGCACCTTCGGATCATCGTGACCTCGCGTGAATACCTCTCCATACCGGGTGAACATGTCTTCCACCTGGGGGCCCTGTCCACCGAGGAGACCCCCGACGTGAGTCCGGCCGTCGAACTGTTCACCCGCCGCGCGTCGTCGGCGCTCGCCGGATTCGAGCTGACCGACGCCAACCACAATGCGGTACAGCGGATCTGCCGGCGCCTCGACGGCCTGCCGCTGGCCATCGAGCTGGCATGTACCCGGCTGAACGTACTCTCGGTCCACGACCTCGCCGATCTCCTCGATCGCCGGATGTCGATGCTGACCGTGGGATCGCGCGACCGCACCGCACGGCATCGGAGCCTGCAGGCCACGACCGACTGGAGCTATGAGCTCTGCACACCTTCCGAGCAGTTGCTGTGGTCGCGACTGTCCGTATTCGTCGGCGGATTCAACCTCGACACCGCCATCGACGTATGTGCCGACGACCGGCTGCCCGCCGAGTCCATCGTGGATGCGGTCGCCGGTCTGGTCGCCAAGTCCGTGGTATCCAGGGAGACCGACGACCTGCGCGCCCGCTTCCGCCTCCTCGAGTCGATCCGGGAATACGGCTGGGGCAAACTCTCCCCGCGCGAGCGCGATGCGATGAACACCGCGCTGCTCAACTGGTGCGCGGAAATCATGGTCGACTCCGCGACCCACTGGTACGGGCCCGATCAGGTGGCCAAAGCCGCCGTAGTGCAGGAAAATCGAGGAAATATCCGGGCCGCGCTGGACTTCGCCATGGCCTCTCGCGACGACGAGGCACCCACCGCCACGGCCACACACGCCCTGGGCTCGGCCCGGTTCCTCTGGGCCTGTGGGATATCCGGCCGCGAGCACCGCATGTGGCTGACCAAGGCGCTCGACCTACCGCACGCGTGCGACAGGAACAAGGCGCGGATGTTCGCGGTGCTCGCCCTGCTCCAGACGCTTCAGGGTGACCGCGAGTCGGCGGCGTTCTCGATACAGCGGGCCCGCAGCCTCGCCGACCGCGTACACGACCGGCAGACCGTGGCCCTCACCATCCACATCACCGGTCTGCGCGACTTCTTCGCCGGCGACTTCGTCTCCGCGGGAAGATACTTCGACCACGCGGAAGCGCTCTACAGCGACGACGAAGCCGACCTCCTCGCCACGCTGCGGGTACATCGAGGGATGTTGCTGAGCTCGGTGCTCGACATCGCAGGCAGCCGGGCGGTCTTCACCGAAGTGCACGAGGCTGCCGTCGCCGCGGGTGAGAGCTGGTTTCATTCCTATGCGACCTATGGACTCGGGCTCACCGCCCTGCTCGCCGGAGACCCCGGGCGGGCCGTCGAACTGGCGTCCCGAGCCCTCTGCGAACACCGGTCGTTCGGTGACATCGTGGGTATGACGCTGATGGCCGAACTTCTGGGCTGGGCCCTCGCCGCCGACGGATCCGGGGAGCGTGCCGCGGTGGTACTCGGCGCCGCGTCGTCGTCGTGGGGACTGTTCGGGCAACAACTGTACGGATCGGAGCACTGGAATGCGTTGCGCGCGGGAGCCGTTGCCGTCGTACGCGCGGACCTGGGTGAGGCCGCCTTCGAATCATGGTGGGCCCGTGGTGAAGCACTCTCTGCCGCGGAACTACTCGACTATGTGAATACGGGCGGGGCGAATACGGGCGGGGCGAATACAGGCGGGGTGGATACGGGCGGGGACGGTGCCGGATCCACGCACACAGCGAGCGGGCGAAAGTCGGCGGCGGCCCGGTACCCGTCAACAACCCACCGCCCCTCGACAACTCACGCCCCGTCGACAACTCACAGCGACTTCCTCGGCTCCCTGTCGCGGAGAGAACAGGAGGTGGCCACACTCGTCGCCGACGGCCTGACGAACAAGGAGATCGCCCAGCGGCTCGTGCTGTCCCCCCGCACCGTCGAGGGTCACGTCGAACACGCACTGCGCAAGCTCAACATCACCCGCCGGACACAGCTGGCCGCGGCGCTCGCCGGCTCACGGCCGGCGCCCTGA